In Helicobacter sp. MIT 99-5507, the sequence TGCTATTTGACTAACTTCTATTGTATGAGTTAATCTTGTCCTAAAATAATCACCTTGTGTGTTTAAAAAAACTTGGGTTTTGTATTCAAGTCGTCTAAAACTACTACAATGTATTATCCTATCTCTATCTCTTGCATATGGATTTCTGTAATCATCATTAAAGCGATAAAATCTATCTATATCTCGCATAAAATAGCCTTTAATTTTTTGGGTTTAATTTTATCAAAAATACTTTAGAATCTATGTTTATTAAAAAATTATAAGGAAAACTCTATGGAAATTTTAAAAAAAGCATTTGGTAGATATGAAACAAATTGCTATATAGTAAAAAGTGCTTATGGTGATTTTATCATCGATCCAGGTGAAAATAGCACTTCTTGGGTATTAGAAAATATAAATAATCCTATTGCAATTTTAAATACTCACGGGCATTTTGATCATATTTGGTGTAATGCAGAATTAAAAGAAAAGTTAAATATTCCTATATTTTGCCCTAAAGAAGATTCTTTTATGTTAAAGAGTGATTGTTTTGAATTAGGGCTTACCCCAAAAGCTCCAGATATTGAGGTAGAAAACAATGAAGTATTTTATTTTAATACCAAAGGTTTGGTGGATTCTAATGGTGCAGATTCTATCAAAATAGAATATATGTTTTTTCCTGGGCATACTCCTGGGTGCAGTATGATAAAAATAGGCGATTTTATATTTAGTGGGGATTTTATATTTAGAAGGTCTATTGGTAGGTCAGATTTTCCATATTCTAGTGATGATTTAATGCAAGATTCTCTAAAGAGATTTGGTGAGATTTCTTATGATATGGTTTTACATCCTGGACATGGAGAATCTACTACAATCAAAGCAGAGCAGGGTAATTTAAGATTTTTTATAAAATAGATTAAAAAAAAGTATTTAAGATTTTAAAAAATAGTCGATTTGATTTTCTAGCTAAGATAAGGATATCTTAGTGATACATATAAAAAGGAGTTTATTATGGCTTTCCAAGTCAATACTAACATTAATGCATTAAATGCACATGTTCAATCTACTTTCAGCCAACTTGGCATGAAAAATTCTCTTGAGAAATTGAGTTCAGGTCTTAGAATCAACAAAGCAGCAGATGATTCCTCTGGTATGACTATTGCAGATAGTTTGAGAAGTCAAGCAAGTGCGTTAGGTCAAGCTATTAGAAATACAAATGATGCGATGGGGATTATTCAAATCGCAGATAAAGCGATGGATGAACAAATCAAGATTCTAGATCAAATCAAAGCAAAAGCTACTCAAGCAGCTCAAGATGGTCAAACTACACAATCTCGCCAAGCTATTCAAGCAGATATTATTCGTTTGATTGAAGGTATGGATTATATTGGTAATACAACAAGTTTCAATGGTCAAGCTCTGCTTTCTGGTCAATTTACAAATAGAGAGTTTCAAGTTGGTGCTTATTCAAATCAATCAATCAAAGCTTCAATTGGTGCTACAACAAGTGACAAAATAGGTCATGTTCGCCTTGAAACTGGTGATATGATAAAAGAAGCAGTAGTAGCAAATCTATCATTTAGACAAGTTGATGGTATCAATGATCTAAAATTAGAATCTGTTGTGATTTCTCACTCTGTGGGCACAGGGATAGGAGTTTTAGCTGAAATGATCAATAAAACTACTGATAGAAGTGGAGTTAAAGCATCTTATAATGTAATCTCTACAAGTGATGAATCAATACATGCTGGGGATTTAATCGGGGTAAATATTAATGGTATTTTACTTGGTGATATAACAGGTATAAAAGAAAATGATAGTGATGGAAGGTTGATAAATAGTATCAACAAAGTTACTACTGATACAGGTGTAGAAGCATATACTGATAATGAAGGTAGATTAAATCTAAGAAGCCTTGATGGTAGAGGTATTAGATTTAGTGCAGAAGATCAAAATGGTGTAAATGACGATGTAATCGTAGGCATGAATGATGGTGATGATATTAGTGGTGATATAGATGATCCTGAAGGTGGAAGCTTAAATTATGGAAAATTAACACTTATTAGAACTGATGCAAGAGATATTGTTTTAACAGATTGGAATGATGATCCTACCGGTGTATCTTATGAGGCAATTGGTTTTTATGAAAATGAACCAGAGCAAACTGCTCAAGCAACTGTAAATTTACGACAAGTAAAAGGTGCTTTTAGTGGTGAAATAAGAAGTGCTGCAGGTATTAACTTTAATAATCTAAAAAGAACAGAGGCAACTGATAATAATCTTACTCTTGAAGCTGGTGTTACAAGCTTAAAAGGTGCGATGCTAACAATGGATATAGCAGAATCTGCTATTAAAATGCTAGATAAAGTTAGAGCTGATCTTGGTTCTGTTCAAGGACAAATGATTTCAACTGTAAATAATATTTCTGTAACTCAAGTAAATGTTAAAGCTGCAGAATCTCAAATTAGAGAAGTTGATTTTGCAGCAGAGAGTGCAGAATTTAGCAAGCTAAATATTCTTACTCAAAGTGGTAGCTATGCTATGAGTCAGGCAAATGCAGTTCAACAAAATATTTTAAGACTTTTGAACTAATCTTTGATAATATCTTTAAGATAGATTTTTCTATCTTAAAGATTCCTCAAGTGATAATATTGTGAAAATTGATATTTATAATTCTTTTGATTTGCTTAGTTTTCTAAAATCCAAAAATCTTTTGGCTAATTGCAAAGATGAATTTTGGTGGGAAAATAGCGGAACTTTAGAGGTTGTAATTGGTGCGATATTGGTGCAAAATACAAAATGGGAGCAAGTCAAAAAAGCTATATTAAATCTAAAAAGTCGCAATCTGCTCATATTAGAATCTTTATCTAATATTGATTTAAGATTATTAGAATCTCTAATACAAAATTGTGGATTTTATCGCCAAAAGGCAATTCGCTTAAAATTATTAGCAACAAATATCATAAATGAATTTGGAGATTTTGATAATTTTAAAAATAATGTAAGCAGAGATTGGCTGCTAAATCAAAAAGGTATTGGTTTTGAGAGTGCGGATTCTATCCTCAATTATGCACTTTATAGGGAAGTTATGGTTGTAGATAAATACACACAAAAACTCTTAGATTCACAAGGATTTGTATTTGAAGATTATGAGAGTTTGCAAGATTGGCTTACTTGTGGCATTGTAGAGAATTATAATGAGGTTGAAAATCTTTATTATAAAGGGATTCCACTATCAAAAGTTTATGCTAGATTCCACGCTAAAATTGTTGAGTTTGGCAAAATTGGATTATAATATAGAATCTAAAAAATAAATCTAGATTCTATCCTCATCTTTTAAACTAAGCTTAATTTAATATTATTTCATATTGTTTTTATATTTTAGGAGATATTTATGACTGCACTAGATTTGTTTTATGAGATATGTAAGATTCCACATCCAAGTGGAAATGCATTGGATTTGAGAGATTTTATAATAGATTTTGCAAAGAAAAATCATTGTGATACAAAAATAGATAATGCAAACAATATCCACATTATAAAAGGAAATCCTAAAATTTGCCTACAAGCTCATTATGACATGGTATTAATTGGTGAAAAAATCGAACCTATCATTATAGAATCTAAAAATGGCAAATTTTTAAAATCAAAAGATTCTTCACTTGGTGCAGATAATGGAGCTGCTTTGGCGGCAATTTTATATTTACTTAGCACAAAAGATAATATCGAATCAATCATTACTAGCGATGAAGAAATAGGGATGATTGGGGCAAAAAATCTAAATTTAGATATAAAAAGCAAAAGAATCCTAAATCTTGATAGTGAAAATATCAATGAGATCTGCATAGGCTGTGCGGGAGGATTGAGTGCAACAATCAAGCTAAAACCAGAGTTTAAAGAAAGTGATTTTAAATATTTTTATGAAATATCTACAAAAAACTTTATTGGCGGACATAGTGGCATTGATATAAATAAAAATATCAAAAATGCGATCGTTGAATTGGTGTATTTTATTTATAGTTTGCCTTGTGAGATTGTAGATTTAAAAGGTGGCGAAAAGAATAATTCTATTCCAGTAAATGCAAGGGCAATTATTGCTACAAATAAGAATTTAGATGATTTTACTAATGATTTTATCAAAGTGCATCCTCTAAAAGAAAGCTATAAAAAAAGTGTAAAAAAAGACTTTTTGTATCCACTTATCGCCCTCCATAGTGGAGTTTATGCAGTAAGCAAAGAAAATGTCTTATCATCGCTAAATATTTCTAAAATATCGCTTGATAGTTTAGAGATTATGGCTAGGGCAAATAGAGATGAAATGCTAGAAATGCATAAAAAAAGATTGCAATTTATGTTTGATGAAATAGAGATTACTAGCTATTATGCACCTTGGGAGGCACAAGAAAGTGCATTTTTAAAATATATTGAAAAAATCTATATTGATAATAAAATCAATTATGATATTATAGAAATACACGCTGGTTTAGAGTGTGGAATCTTAAAAGAAAAATGCGATGAAATAGTATCAATTGGACCTACTATTTCAAACCCTCACTCAAAGCTAGAATCTCTTAATTTAGAATCATTTGAACAATTTTTATTAATACTAGATGGTTTAATTTGATTATACAAAATTATAAAAATATTGCATTTAGTAAAAGGCTTGATATAGAATCTTTTTCAAAGATTCTACTGCTTCATTAAGAAAAATTATATAATTATAGATTTGATATAAGGATTGTAAATGCAAAAAATGTTAATAGTATTTGATTATTTGAAAAGATACCATTCAGATATATTTGATGTTATTGCTATTTTGCTTGAGATTGTCACATTAAAGCGATATTCTAACAATCATATTTTAGATTTACTTAATAAGGCAAAAAAAAGAAAACTTATAAGACAAGATTTTGATAGCATTATGAGAGATTTATTTGGTGATTTGTATGTCGCTCCAAATAGTAATATCAATCTTATTAAGATTCTAAAAGTCATTAGTGAAGTTGAAATAACAAATGAAAAAATAGAATCTTTGATAA encodes:
- a CDS encoding M20/M25/M40 family metallo-hydrolase; this translates as MTALDLFYEICKIPHPSGNALDLRDFIIDFAKKNHCDTKIDNANNIHIIKGNPKICLQAHYDMVLIGEKIEPIIIESKNGKFLKSKDSSLGADNGAALAAILYLLSTKDNIESIITSDEEIGMIGAKNLNLDIKSKRILNLDSENINEICIGCAGGLSATIKLKPEFKESDFKYFYEISTKNFIGGHSGIDINKNIKNAIVELVYFIYSLPCEIVDLKGGEKNNSIPVNARAIIATNKNLDDFTNDFIKVHPLKESYKKSVKKDFLYPLIALHSGVYAVSKENVLSSLNISKISLDSLEIMARANRDEMLEMHKKRLQFMFDEIEITSYYAPWEAQESAFLKYIEKIYIDNKINYDIIEIHAGLECGILKEKCDEIVSIGPTISNPHSKLESLNLESFEQFLLILDGLI
- a CDS encoding 3-methyladenine DNA glycosylase, translated to MKIDIYNSFDLLSFLKSKNLLANCKDEFWWENSGTLEVVIGAILVQNTKWEQVKKAILNLKSRNLLILESLSNIDLRLLESLIQNCGFYRQKAIRLKLLATNIINEFGDFDNFKNNVSRDWLLNQKGIGFESADSILNYALYREVMVVDKYTQKLLDSQGFVFEDYESLQDWLTCGIVENYNEVENLYYKGIPLSKVYARFHAKIVEFGKIGL
- a CDS encoding MBL fold metallo-hydrolase → MEILKKAFGRYETNCYIVKSAYGDFIIDPGENSTSWVLENINNPIAILNTHGHFDHIWCNAELKEKLNIPIFCPKEDSFMLKSDCFELGLTPKAPDIEVENNEVFYFNTKGLVDSNGADSIKIEYMFFPGHTPGCSMIKIGDFIFSGDFIFRRSIGRSDFPYSSDDLMQDSLKRFGEISYDMVLHPGHGESTTIKAEQGNLRFFIK
- a CDS encoding flagellin A; its protein translation is MAFQVNTNINALNAHVQSTFSQLGMKNSLEKLSSGLRINKAADDSSGMTIADSLRSQASALGQAIRNTNDAMGIIQIADKAMDEQIKILDQIKAKATQAAQDGQTTQSRQAIQADIIRLIEGMDYIGNTTSFNGQALLSGQFTNREFQVGAYSNQSIKASIGATTSDKIGHVRLETGDMIKEAVVANLSFRQVDGINDLKLESVVISHSVGTGIGVLAEMINKTTDRSGVKASYNVISTSDESIHAGDLIGVNINGILLGDITGIKENDSDGRLINSINKVTTDTGVEAYTDNEGRLNLRSLDGRGIRFSAEDQNGVNDDVIVGMNDGDDISGDIDDPEGGSLNYGKLTLIRTDARDIVLTDWNDDPTGVSYEAIGFYENEPEQTAQATVNLRQVKGAFSGEIRSAAGINFNNLKRTEATDNNLTLEAGVTSLKGAMLTMDIAESAIKMLDKVRADLGSVQGQMISTVNNISVTQVNVKAAESQIREVDFAAESAEFSKLNILTQSGSYAMSQANAVQQNILRLLN